One Triticum dicoccoides isolate Atlit2015 ecotype Zavitan chromosome 4B, WEW_v2.0, whole genome shotgun sequence genomic window carries:
- the LOC119292394 gene encoding uncharacterized protein LOC119292394, which produces MGFTKEFEVQAHGNTKLQVIHTNELHKAATIIEQYERHLKFERHKIVRVDVEYTNNVGQDQKPALVQLSVGKDHPVLLFQLSATDKNCTRFDNFLADPRYTFAGFSIDGDIEMPDRVGLEITHFVDIQKEWRVPTATKPLDSLGDVSGILVHDYYKDMKKRITNAEHQRWARMPLTMRHIEYAAKDAYTMYEIWSRLTTIQEGLRQAKLEKEQSRKCARSWGDYDY; this is translated from the coding sequence ATGGGATTCACCAAGGAATTCGAGGTGCAGgcccacggcaacaccaagttgcaagTGATCCACACCAATGAGTTGCACAAGGCAGCCACCATCATCGAGCAGTATGAGCGACACCTCAAATTCGAGCGCCACAAGATCGTTagagttgatgtggagtacaccaaCAACGTTGGCCAAGATCAGAAACCAGCCCTCGTCCAACTCTCCGTCGGCAAGGATCATCCGGTGCTGCTCTTTCAACTGAGCGCCACCGACAAGAACTGCACCAggttcgacaacttcctcgccgaccccaggtacacgtttgctggcttctccatcgacggcgacatAGAGATGCCCGACCGCGTCGGACTGGAGATCACCcacttcgtcgacatccagaaggaatGGAGGGTGCCTACAGCTACCAAGCCCTTGGACTCGCTTGGCGATGTCTCAGGCATCCTTGTCCACGACTACTACAAGGACATGAAGAAGAGGATCACCAACGCAGAGCACCAGCGCTGGGCGCGCATGCCCCTGAccatgaggcacatcgagtacgcggcaaaAGATGCTTACACTATGTACGAGATATGGAGCCGCCTCACCACTATCCAGGAAGGGCTCCGCCAGGCAAAACTCGAGAAGGAGCAGTCCAGGAAGTGCGCAAGGTCCTGGGGCGACTACGACTACTGA